Proteins found in one Pseudomonas marvdashtae genomic segment:
- a CDS encoding ACP phosphodiesterase: MNYLAHLHLGGPGREQLLGSLYGDFVKGPLQGQYPAQIEAAIALHRRIDMYTDRHPLVDIALSRFSTVRRRYAGIVLDVFFDHCLARDWTLYGEGQLVDFTSRVYQVLAAEPQLPGRLAQIAPFMAADDWLGSYQQFQVLGQVLRGISRRLSRPEELAGAMEELVRLYEPLSEDFRLFYPQLQDFVQNYSAAQD; this comes from the coding sequence ATGAACTATCTCGCACACCTGCACCTCGGCGGCCCCGGCCGGGAACAACTGCTCGGCAGCCTCTATGGCGATTTCGTCAAAGGGCCCCTGCAAGGGCAATACCCTGCGCAGATCGAAGCGGCGATTGCCCTGCATCGACGCATCGATATGTACACCGATCGCCATCCGCTGGTGGACATCGCCTTATCGCGCTTCTCCACGGTGCGGCGGCGTTATGCCGGGATCGTGCTGGACGTGTTTTTCGATCATTGCCTGGCGCGGGATTGGACGCTGTACGGCGAAGGGCAGTTGGTTGACTTCACTTCCCGGGTCTACCAGGTCCTCGCCGCCGAACCCCAACTGCCAGGACGCTTGGCGCAAATCGCGCCTTTCATGGCAGCGGATGACTGGTTGGGGTCCTATCAGCAATTTCAGGTGCTGGGACAGGTGTTGCGCGGCATCTCGCGACGCTTGTCCCGGCCCGAAGAACTGGCCGGGGCGATGGAGGAGTTGGTCAGGCTTTATGAGCCGTTAAGCGAGGACTTCCGGTTGTTCTACCCGCAGCTTCAGGATTTTGTGCAGAACTACTCGGCAGCGCAAGACTGA
- a CDS encoding ArsR/SmtB family transcription factor: MTLDLDEIIKALAHPVRRDILNWLKDPKVQFPEQLHNHEFGICAGQIDQRCGLSQSTVSAHLAVLQRAGLITSQKVGQWHFFKRNEDVIQQFLKQMSQEL, from the coding sequence ATGACCCTCGACCTCGACGAAATAATAAAAGCCCTGGCGCACCCAGTACGGCGAGACATCCTCAACTGGCTCAAGGACCCCAAGGTCCAGTTCCCCGAACAGTTGCACAACCACGAGTTCGGCATTTGCGCCGGGCAGATCGACCAGCGTTGCGGCCTGTCGCAATCCACGGTGTCTGCGCACTTGGCGGTATTGCAACGGGCGGGGCTGATTACCAGCCAGAAGGTCGGTCAATGGCACTTCTTCAAACGCAACGAGGACGTTATCCAGCAGTTCCTCAAGCAAATGAGCCAAGAGCTCTGA
- a CDS encoding alkene reductase has product MATIFDPIKLGDIELKNRIIMAPLTRCRADAGRVPNALMAEYYVQRASAGLILSEATSVTPMGVGYPDTPGIWSNDQVRGWSNITKAVHGAGGKIFLQLWHVGRISHPSYLNGELPVAPSAIQPKGHVSLVRPLADYPTPRALETAEIADIVDAYRVGAENAKAAGFDGVEIHGANGYLLDQFLQSSTNQRTDNYGGSLENRARLLLEVTDAAIEVWGAGRVGVHLAPRADSHDMGDENRLETFSYVARELGKRGIAFICSREKEGEDSIGPQLKQAFGGPYIANERFTKESANAWLAEGKADAVAFGVPFIANPDLPARLKADAPLNEPHPETFYGKGPVGYIDYPVL; this is encoded by the coding sequence ATGGCGACAATTTTCGACCCTATCAAACTCGGCGACATCGAGTTGAAGAACCGCATCATCATGGCTCCGCTGACTCGCTGCCGCGCTGACGCGGGCCGTGTGCCCAACGCGCTGATGGCCGAATACTACGTGCAGCGTGCCTCCGCCGGATTGATCCTCAGCGAAGCCACTTCGGTGACGCCGATGGGCGTGGGTTACCCGGACACCCCCGGCATCTGGTCCAATGACCAGGTGCGTGGCTGGAGCAACATCACCAAAGCGGTCCACGGCGCGGGCGGCAAGATCTTCCTGCAACTGTGGCACGTGGGTCGGATCTCCCACCCTTCGTACCTGAACGGCGAACTGCCGGTAGCGCCTAGCGCGATCCAACCCAAGGGCCATGTGAGCCTGGTCCGTCCCCTGGCCGACTACCCAACGCCGCGCGCACTGGAAACCGCTGAAATCGCCGACATCGTCGACGCCTACCGAGTAGGTGCCGAGAACGCCAAGGCCGCCGGTTTCGACGGTGTGGAAATCCACGGCGCCAACGGCTATCTGCTCGACCAGTTCCTGCAAAGCAGCACCAACCAGCGCACCGACAACTACGGCGGTTCCCTGGAAAACCGTGCGCGCCTGCTGCTGGAAGTGACCGACGCCGCCATCGAAGTCTGGGGCGCGGGCCGGGTTGGCGTGCACTTGGCACCGCGTGCCGACTCCCATGACATGGGCGACGAGAACCGCCTGGAAACCTTCAGCTACGTGGCTCGTGAATTGGGCAAGCGTGGCATTGCCTTCATCTGCTCCCGGGAAAAAGAAGGCGAAGACAGCATCGGCCCACAACTCAAGCAAGCATTCGGCGGCCCGTACATCGCCAACGAACGCTTTACCAAAGAGAGCGCCAATGCCTGGCTGGCCGAAGGCAAGGCCGACGCCGTGGCCTTCGGTGTGCCGTTCATTGCCAACCCGGACCTGCCGGCGCGCTTGAAAGCTGATGCCCCGTTGAACGAGCCGCACCCGGAAACGTTCTATGGGAAAGGCCCGGTGGGTTATATCGACTACCCAGTGCTTTAA
- a CDS encoding TetR family transcriptional regulator, translating into MVRRTKEEALETRSQILEAAEKAFFERGVARTTLADIATLAGVTRGAIYWHFSNKADLLQAMLDTLHEPLDELARASENEEELDPLGCVRKLLVRLFQQVALDPKTRRINEILFHKCEFTDEMCDLRQQRREVSLDCNVRIALSLRNAMKRGQLPHDLDPERAAVAIHAYIDGILYQWLLAPDSFALAGEAERWVEIGLDMLHLSPSLRK; encoded by the coding sequence ATGGTTCGTCGTACCAAAGAGGAGGCCCTGGAGACTCGCAGCCAGATACTCGAGGCGGCTGAAAAAGCGTTTTTCGAACGAGGCGTGGCGCGTACGACGCTGGCCGATATTGCCACGCTCGCCGGTGTGACGCGCGGCGCGATCTACTGGCATTTCAGCAACAAGGCGGACTTGCTCCAGGCCATGCTCGATACCTTGCATGAGCCGCTCGATGAATTGGCCCGCGCCAGTGAAAACGAAGAGGAGCTTGACCCTCTGGGGTGTGTGCGCAAGCTGCTGGTGCGGTTGTTCCAACAGGTGGCCCTGGACCCGAAAACCCGACGCATTAATGAGATCCTGTTCCATAAGTGCGAGTTCACCGATGAAATGTGTGACTTGCGACAGCAGCGACGAGAGGTCAGCCTCGATTGCAATGTGCGAATTGCGCTGTCGTTGCGCAATGCAATGAAACGCGGCCAGCTGCCCCATGACCTGGACCCGGAAAGGGCCGCCGTGGCGATACACGCCTACATCGACGGCATCCTCTACCAATGGCTGTTGGCCCCCGACAGCTTCGCATTGGCGGGCGAGGCCGAGCGCTGGGTGGAAATCGGGCTGGATATGCTGCACCTGAGCCCCAGCCTGCGCAAATGA
- the emhB gene encoding efflux RND transporter permease subunit EmhB — protein MSKFFIDRPIFAWVIALVIMLVGALSILKLPINQYPSIAPPAIAIQVTYPGASAQTVQDTVVQVIEQQLNGIDNLRYVSSESNSDGSMTITATFEQGTNSDTAQVQVQNKLNLATPLLPQEVQQQGIRVTKAVKNFLMVIGVVSRDGSMSKDDLSNYIVSNMQDPISRTAGVGDFQVFGAQYAMRIWLDPAKLNNFSLTPVDVRTAIAAQNVQVSSGQLGGLPALPGQQLNATIIGKTRLQTAEQFKAILLKVNPDGSQVRVGDVADVGLGGENYSISAQFNGSPASGLAVKLANGANALDTAKALRKTIDDLKPFFPQGMEVVFPYDTTPVVSESIKGVVETLVEAVVLVFLVMFLFLQNFRATIITTMTVPVVLLGTFGILAAFGFSINTLTMFGMVLAIGLLVDDAIVVVENVERVMSEEGLSPKEATKKSMGQIQGALVGIALVLSAVLLPMAFFSGSTGVIYKQFSITIVSAMALSVLVALIFTPALCATMLKAIPKGEHGTPKRGFFGWFNRNFDRSVRSYERGVGNMLKHKAPYLLAYLIIVVGMVWLFTRIPTAFLPEEDQGVLFAQVQTPAGSSAERTQVVVDKMREFLLRPSKDGGEGDGVASVFTVTGFNFAGRGQSSGMAFIMLRPWDERNADNSVSKIAARAQQHFFSFRDAMVFAFAPPAVLELGNATGFDVFLQDRAGIGHDKLMEARNQFLGMASQSKILSQVRPNGLNDEPQYQLEIDDEKASALGITLSDINNTLSIALGSSYVNDFIDRGRVKKVYIQGQPGARMSPEDLKKWYVRNSAGTMVPFTAFAKGEWIYGSPKLARYNGVEAMEILGAPAPGYSTGEAMAEVEAIAKKLPAGVGISWTGLSYEERLSGSQAPALYALSLLMVFLCLAALYESWSIPIAVMLVVPLGIIGALLATSLRGLSNDVYFQVGLLTTIGLAAKNAILIVEFAKELHEQGKTLTEAAIEACRMRLRPIIMTSLAFVLGVVPLAISTGAGSGSQHAIGTGVIGGMLTATILAIFWVPLFFVTVSSMGRRKNIDQDNTPETSKEAGQ, from the coding sequence ATGTCGAAATTCTTTATCGACCGTCCGATTTTCGCCTGGGTGATCGCCTTGGTGATCATGCTGGTCGGTGCTCTATCGATCCTCAAGTTGCCGATCAACCAATACCCGAGCATCGCGCCGCCAGCCATTGCGATCCAGGTGACTTACCCAGGCGCGTCCGCACAAACCGTGCAGGACACCGTGGTCCAGGTCATTGAGCAACAGCTCAACGGCATCGACAACCTGCGTTATGTATCGTCGGAAAGTAACTCCGACGGCAGCATGACCATTACCGCGACCTTCGAGCAGGGCACCAACTCCGATACTGCGCAGGTCCAGGTGCAGAACAAGCTGAACCTGGCCACCCCGCTGCTGCCGCAAGAAGTGCAACAACAGGGCATCCGCGTGACCAAGGCGGTGAAGAACTTCCTGATGGTGATCGGCGTGGTGTCGCGCGACGGCAGCATGTCCAAGGACGACCTGTCCAACTACATCGTGTCCAACATGCAGGACCCGATCTCGCGCACCGCGGGTGTCGGTGACTTCCAAGTCTTCGGCGCCCAGTACGCGATGCGGATCTGGCTCGACCCGGCCAAGTTGAACAATTTCAGCCTGACCCCGGTGGACGTGAGAACCGCCATCGCCGCGCAGAACGTGCAGGTTTCATCCGGCCAACTCGGCGGCTTGCCCGCCCTGCCCGGCCAACAACTGAACGCCACCATCATCGGCAAGACCCGTCTGCAGACCGCCGAACAGTTCAAGGCGATCCTGCTCAAGGTCAACCCGGACGGTTCGCAAGTGCGCGTCGGCGACGTGGCCGATGTGGGCCTGGGCGGTGAAAACTACAGCATCAGCGCCCAGTTCAACGGTTCCCCGGCATCCGGCCTGGCGGTGAAACTGGCCAACGGCGCCAACGCCCTCGACACGGCAAAGGCCCTGCGCAAAACCATCGACGATCTCAAGCCGTTCTTCCCGCAAGGCATGGAAGTGGTGTTCCCGTATGACACCACGCCGGTGGTGAGCGAATCGATCAAGGGTGTGGTTGAAACCCTGGTCGAAGCGGTCGTGCTGGTATTCCTGGTGATGTTCCTTTTCCTGCAGAACTTCCGCGCCACCATCATCACTACGATGACGGTGCCGGTGGTATTGCTGGGTACCTTTGGGATCCTCGCGGCGTTTGGCTTCAGCATCAACACCCTGACCATGTTCGGCATGGTGCTGGCCATCGGCTTGCTGGTGGACGATGCCATTGTCGTGGTGGAGAACGTCGAACGGGTGATGAGTGAAGAAGGCCTGTCGCCCAAGGAAGCCACCAAGAAATCCATGGGCCAGATCCAGGGCGCCTTGGTGGGCATTGCCCTGGTGCTCTCGGCGGTACTGCTGCCGATGGCATTCTTCAGCGGTTCCACCGGCGTGATCTACAAGCAGTTCTCCATCACCATCGTCTCGGCCATGGCCCTGTCGGTGCTGGTTGCCCTGATCTTCACCCCGGCCCTGTGCGCTACCATGCTCAAGGCCATTCCGAAGGGTGAGCACGGCACTCCGAAACGCGGCTTCTTCGGCTGGTTCAATCGCAATTTCGACCGCAGCGTCCGCAGCTACGAGCGCGGCGTGGGCAATATGCTCAAGCACAAGGCGCCGTACCTGCTGGCCTACCTGATCATCGTGGTCGGCATGGTCTGGCTGTTCACCCGCATCCCGACGGCGTTCCTGCCGGAAGAAGACCAGGGCGTACTGTTCGCCCAGGTGCAGACACCGGCCGGCTCCAGCGCCGAACGCACCCAGGTGGTGGTGGACAAGATGCGTGAGTTCCTGCTGCGTCCGAGCAAGGATGGCGGTGAAGGCGACGGCGTGGCTTCGGTGTTCACCGTGACCGGCTTCAACTTTGCCGGTCGTGGCCAGAGCTCCGGCATGGCCTTCATCATGCTGCGTCCGTGGGACGAGCGGAACGCCGACAACAGCGTGTCGAAAATCGCCGCGCGCGCCCAGCAGCACTTCTTCTCCTTCCGCGACGCCATGGTGTTCGCCTTCGCCCCGCCGGCGGTATTGGAGCTGGGTAACGCTACCGGTTTCGACGTGTTCCTGCAGGACCGCGCCGGTATCGGCCACGACAAGTTGATGGAAGCCCGCAACCAGTTCCTGGGCATGGCTTCGCAAAGCAAGATCCTGTCCCAGGTGCGTCCGAACGGCTTGAACGATGAACCGCAATATCAACTGGAAATCGACGACGAGAAAGCCAGCGCACTGGGCATTACCCTCTCGGACATCAACAACACGCTATCGATTGCCCTGGGCAGTAGCTATGTGAACGACTTCATCGACCGTGGCCGGGTGAAGAAGGTGTACATACAAGGCCAGCCGGGCGCCCGCATGAGCCCGGAAGACCTGAAGAAGTGGTACGTGCGCAACAGCGCCGGGACCATGGTGCCGTTCACCGCGTTTGCCAAGGGTGAATGGATCTACGGCTCGCCAAAACTGGCCCGTTACAACGGCGTGGAAGCGATGGAAATCCTCGGTGCCCCGGCTCCGGGTTACTCCACGGGTGAAGCCATGGCCGAAGTGGAAGCCATCGCCAAGAAACTGCCGGCCGGTGTCGGTATTTCCTGGACTGGCCTGTCGTACGAGGAACGCCTGTCGGGGTCCCAGGCGCCGGCGTTGTATGCGTTGTCGCTGCTTATGGTGTTCCTGTGCCTGGCGGCGCTGTATGAAAGCTGGTCGATTCCGATCGCGGTCATGCTCGTGGTACCACTGGGGATCATCGGTGCCCTGCTGGCCACAAGCCTGCGCGGTTTGTCCAATGACGTGTACTTCCAGGTGGGCTTGTTGACGACCATCGGGCTGGCGGCGAAAAACGCCATCCTGATCGTGGAGTTCGCCAAGGAGCTCCATGAACAGGGCAAGACGTTGACGGAAGCCGCCATCGAAGCCTGTAGGATGCGTCTGCGACCGATCATCATGACGTCCCTGGCGTTCGTCCTTGGTGTGGTCCCACTGGCGATCTCCACCGGTGCCGGCTCGGGCAGCCAGCACGCCATCGGTACCGGCGTGATTGGCGGTATGCTCACCGCGACCATCCTGGCAATCTTCTGGGTGCCCTTGTTCTTCGTGACGGTGTCGTCGATGGGTCGTCGCAAAAATATCGACCAGGACAACACTCCTGAAACTTCTAAAGAGGCTGGCCAATGA
- a CDS encoding MFS transporter yields MPLSLIILALSAFAIGTTEFVIMGLLPDVAADLGVSIPGAGWLVTGYALGVAIGAPFMALATARLPRKAALVVLMGIFIVGNLLCAIASDYNVLMFARVVTALCHGAFFGIGSVVAAGLVAPNKRASAVALMFTGLTLANVLGVPLGTALGQEAGWRSTFWAVTVIGVVALIGLIRFLPAKRDEEKLDMRSELVALKGAGLWLSLSMTALFSASVFTLFTYVAPLLGEVTGVSPRGVTWTLVLIGLGLTLGNIIGGKLADKSLANTLMGVFITMAVVSTVLSWTSVALIPTEITLFLWATACFAAVPALQVNVVTFGKDAPNLVSTLNIGAFNIGNALGAWVGGSVIAHGLGLTAVPLAAGALAVLALLVTLITFRQGGNADLAPATH; encoded by the coding sequence ATGCCCCTTTCACTCATCATCCTGGCGCTGAGCGCCTTCGCCATCGGCACGACGGAATTCGTCATCATGGGCCTGTTGCCCGATGTCGCGGCGGACCTGGGCGTCTCGATTCCCGGCGCCGGCTGGCTGGTGACCGGCTACGCCCTCGGCGTGGCCATCGGAGCGCCGTTCATGGCCCTGGCCACTGCGCGACTGCCGCGCAAGGCCGCGCTGGTTGTGTTGATGGGGATATTCATCGTTGGCAACCTGCTTTGCGCCATCGCCAGTGACTACAACGTGTTGATGTTCGCCCGGGTCGTTACCGCGCTGTGCCACGGTGCGTTCTTCGGCATCGGTTCGGTGGTGGCGGCCGGGCTGGTAGCGCCTAACAAGCGTGCTTCGGCGGTGGCCCTGATGTTCACCGGCCTGACCCTGGCCAACGTGCTCGGCGTACCGTTGGGCACCGCCCTGGGCCAGGAAGCCGGTTGGCGCTCGACCTTCTGGGCGGTGACCGTCATTGGCGTCGTGGCATTGATCGGCCTGATCCGCTTCCTGCCGGCCAAGCGCGACGAGGAAAAACTCGACATGCGTTCGGAGCTGGTGGCGCTCAAGGGTGCAGGCCTGTGGCTGTCCCTGAGCATGACCGCGCTGTTCTCAGCCTCGGTGTTCACCCTGTTCACCTATGTCGCGCCGCTGCTGGGTGAAGTGACCGGCGTATCGCCCCGTGGCGTGACCTGGACCTTGGTGCTGATCGGCCTGGGCCTGACCCTGGGCAACATCATCGGCGGCAAGCTGGCGGACAAGAGCCTGGCGAACACCTTGATGGGTGTCTTCATCACCATGGCCGTGGTGTCCACCGTACTGAGCTGGACCAGCGTGGCGCTGATCCCGACTGAAATCACCCTGTTCCTTTGGGCCACGGCATGCTTCGCCGCGGTGCCGGCGCTGCAAGTCAACGTGGTGACCTTCGGCAAAGATGCACCGAACCTGGTTTCCACCTTGAACATCGGCGCCTTCAACATCGGCAACGCCTTGGGCGCCTGGGTCGGCGGCAGCGTCATCGCCCATGGCCTGGGCCTGACCGCCGTGCCCCTGGCTGCTGGCGCGCTCGCCGTGCTGGCGCTGCTGGTGACCTTGATTACTTTCCGCCAGGGCGGCAATGCCGACCTGGCGCCTGCTACCCACTGA
- the adeC gene encoding AdeC/AdeK/OprM family multidrug efflux complex outer membrane factor, with protein MSKSLLSLTIAAVVLSGCSLIPDYQRPEAPVAAQYPQGPAYEPAKAPGQAAAEQGWKQFFHDPALQQLIQVALENNRDLRVAALNIDAYAAQYRIQRADLFPAVSATGSGNRQRVPARASQTGEAAITSSYSATLGISAYELDLFGRVRSLSEQALQNYFATEEARHSTQISLVANVANAYLTWQADKELLKLTQDTLGTYEQSLKLTSRSAEVGVASALDLSQARTAVENARVQLARYTRQVAQDENSLTLLLGTGLPANLRTQPLSDDLLSEVPAGLPSDLLQRRPDILQAERNLLAANANIGAARAAFFPSISLTANAGTLSPDLSGLFKGGSGTWTFAPQINLPIFNAGSLRASLDYAKIQKDINVANYEKSIQTAFQEVSDGLAARQTYNEQLQAQTDFVAANQDYYRLAERRYRIGVDSNLTFLDAQRQLFSAQQSLITDRLSQLTSEVNLYKALGGGWNAETGKHEPIAEKAPETKLF; from the coding sequence ATGAGCAAGTCGCTACTTTCCCTGACCATCGCCGCCGTCGTGCTCAGCGGTTGCTCGCTGATTCCCGACTACCAGCGGCCCGAAGCACCGGTCGCGGCCCAGTACCCGCAAGGTCCGGCCTACGAGCCGGCCAAGGCACCCGGCCAAGCCGCTGCCGAGCAAGGCTGGAAACAGTTCTTCCATGACCCGGCGTTGCAGCAGCTGATCCAGGTCGCCCTGGAAAACAATCGCGACCTGCGTGTCGCGGCGCTGAACATCGATGCCTACGCCGCGCAATACCGCATCCAGCGTGCGGACCTGTTCCCGGCGGTCTCGGCCACGGGTTCCGGCAACCGTCAGCGGGTGCCGGCACGGGCCTCGCAAACAGGTGAAGCAGCAATCACCAGTTCCTACTCGGCGACATTGGGCATCAGCGCCTATGAGCTGGATTTGTTCGGCCGCGTCCGCAGCCTGAGCGAGCAAGCGCTGCAAAACTACTTCGCCACCGAAGAAGCCCGCCACAGCACGCAGATCAGCCTGGTGGCCAACGTCGCCAACGCCTACCTGACCTGGCAGGCCGACAAGGAACTGCTCAAGCTGACCCAGGACACCCTGGGCACTTACGAGCAAAGCCTGAAGCTGACCTCGCGCAGCGCCGAAGTCGGCGTGGCCTCGGCCCTGGACTTGAGCCAGGCACGTACGGCGGTGGAAAACGCCCGGGTGCAATTGGCCCGCTACACCCGCCAGGTGGCCCAGGATGAAAACAGCCTGACCCTGCTGCTGGGCACCGGCCTGCCGGCCAACCTGCGCACCCAACCGCTGAGCGATGACCTGCTCAGCGAAGTGCCGGCCGGGTTGCCGTCGGACCTGCTGCAACGTCGCCCGGACATCCTCCAGGCCGAACGCAACCTGCTGGCCGCCAACGCCAACATCGGCGCCGCGCGGGCCGCGTTCTTCCCGAGCATCAGCCTGACGGCCAACGCCGGCACCCTGAGTCCGGACCTGTCCGGCCTGTTCAAGGGCGGCTCGGGCACCTGGACCTTCGCTCCGCAAATCAACCTGCCGATCTTCAACGCCGGCAGCCTGCGGGCAAGCCTGGATTACGCCAAGATCCAGAAAGACATCAACGTGGCCAACTACGAGAAGTCGATTCAGACGGCATTCCAGGAAGTCTCCGACGGCCTGGCCGCGCGCCAAACCTACAACGAGCAGTTGCAGGCGCAGACCGACTTCGTCGCCGCCAACCAGGACTACTACCGCCTGGCCGAGCGGCGCTACCGCATCGGTGTCGATAGCAACCTGACCTTCCTCGACGCCCAGCGCCAGTTGTTCAGCGCGCAACAATCGCTGATCACTGACCGCCTTTCGCAGCTGACCAGCGAGGTCAATTTGTACAAGGCACTGGGCGGCGG
- a CDS encoding efflux RND transporter periplasmic adaptor subunit has translation MQFKPAVTALVTAIALASLLSGCKKEEAAPAAPPPQVGVVTLKTQPFTLTSELPGRTSAFRVAEVRPQVNGIILKRLFKEGADVKAGQQLYQIDPAVYEATLKSAEANLRSTKSISDRYKQLVDEQAVSRQEYDTAVANRLESEANLQTAQINVRYTKVYAPISGRIGRSSVTEGALVSNGQADALATIQQLDPIYVDVTQSSVELLQLRRELESGRLQKAGDNAAMVKLTLEDGSQYPHEGKLEFSEVSVDQTTGSVTLRAVFPNPDHTLLPGMFVHAQLQAGVNSAAILAPQQGVTRDLKGMPTALVVGADNKVELRQLKASRTVGSQWLIEDGLKAGDRLITEGLQYVRPGVEVKATEATNVGAKNPAPAQAADKAAGGKGE, from the coding sequence ATGCAATTCAAGCCAGCTGTTACCGCTCTGGTTACTGCCATCGCCCTGGCATCGCTGCTCAGCGGATGTAAAAAGGAAGAGGCGGCACCTGCCGCACCGCCCCCTCAGGTCGGCGTTGTAACCCTCAAGACCCAACCCTTTACCTTGACCTCGGAACTGCCGGGCCGCACCAGCGCGTTCCGCGTCGCGGAAGTACGGCCACAGGTCAACGGGATCATTCTCAAGCGCCTGTTCAAGGAAGGCGCCGACGTCAAGGCCGGCCAACAGCTGTACCAGATCGACCCAGCCGTCTATGAAGCTACCCTCAAGAGCGCCGAGGCGAACCTGCGTTCCACCAAGTCGATTTCCGACCGCTACAAGCAGTTGGTGGACGAACAGGCCGTCAGCCGCCAGGAATACGACACCGCCGTGGCCAATCGCCTGGAGTCGGAAGCCAATCTGCAGACGGCCCAGATCAACGTGCGCTACACCAAGGTCTATGCACCGATCTCCGGTCGTATCGGTCGCTCCTCGGTCACCGAGGGTGCGCTGGTCAGTAACGGCCAAGCCGATGCGCTGGCGACTATCCAGCAGTTGGACCCAATCTACGTCGACGTAACGCAGAGCTCCGTCGAGCTGTTGCAACTGCGCCGTGAACTCGAAAGCGGCCGCCTGCAAAAGGCTGGCGACAACGCCGCCATGGTCAAGCTGACCCTGGAAGACGGCAGCCAGTACCCGCACGAGGGCAAGCTGGAATTTTCCGAGGTGTCGGTTGACCAGACCACCGGTTCGGTGACCTTGCGCGCCGTGTTCCCAAACCCTGACCACACGCTGCTGCCAGGCATGTTCGTTCATGCGCAACTGCAGGCCGGCGTGAACAGCGCGGCGATCCTCGCGCCGCAGCAAGGCGTGACCCGCGACCTCAAGGGCATGCCGACCGCATTGGTCGTGGGTGCGGACAACAAGGTCGAGCTGCGCCAGCTCAAGGCCAGCCGTACCGTGGGCAGTCAGTGGCTGATCGAAGACGGCCTCAAGGCCGGCGATCGCTTGATTACCGAAGGATTGCAGTACGTGCGGCCAGGGGTGGAAGTCAAAGCCACCGAAGCCACCAACGTTGGCGCAAAGAACCCGGCCCCCGCTCAGGCAGCTGACAAAGCCGCCGGCGGCAAAGGGGAGTAA